A window of the Synchiropus splendidus isolate RoL2022-P1 chromosome 6, RoL_Sspl_1.0, whole genome shotgun sequence genome harbors these coding sequences:
- the LOC128761004 gene encoding transcription factor HES-5-like produces MKPAEITFSLQRPLQHTDPDMAPTATAALSTSQEHLTLSHKLRKPLVEKLRRERINSSIEQLKSLLGPEFLKQQPDSKLEKADILEMTVCFLSQLQQKSQQQGRLLKHFHKLQSSSEKKLGEMDLPPLTSTVQTSVSTEKSPGDCGPWRPW; encoded by the exons ATGAAGCCAGCAGAGATCACATTCTCTCTACAGAGACCTCTACAGCACACAGATCCAGACATGGCACCTACAGCCACTGCAGCACTCAGCACTTCTCAGGAGCACCTGACTCTCAGCCACAAG ctcagaAAGCCTCTGGTGGAGAAGTTACGCAGAGAGCGAATCAACAGCAGCATCGAGCAGCTCAAGTCTCTCCTGGGTCCAGAGTTCCTCAAACAGCAACCAGACTCCAAACTGGAGAAAGCAGACATCCTGGAGATGACCGTTTGCTTCCTgagccagctgcagcagaagagccAACAACAAGGAAGACTGCTGAAGCACTTCCACAAGCTTCAGTCCTCCTCTGAGAAGAAGCTGGGAGAGATGGACCTCcctcctctgacctccacagtCCAGACAAGCGTCAGCACAGAGAAGAGTCCAGGCGACTGCGGCCCCTGGAGGCCTTGGTAG
- the LOC128761225 gene encoding uncharacterized protein LOC128761225: MGCWLSGPWMGDQMINGRSLKHLSQRDALRILAASQLPVTMQVKTQRGCGSEAERGGWEPLPLDLRHLNLPLPMMGPGLNLPSPSYQDRHYYAHLALPKDHCDGGHYGYLSGSQRDTVDQQDPEMTNRRPKGQSCLMGCCNVNGDEPQGFHSQTDDDDFMLEKPLGYLPIHHELDSGLGWTDGSLHQGDLSGLETEEGGLEECHSHGALAPGGCGGFGGGSPSSESFISSELSDSGFYSVSTGEFRHFQRLLEKRMRLYNARLQHQGEPCERRERRDSCPKSHRELLEAIPETLTMQPQCPRLQLGMDEGVSPVIDCPPRGLFRVSSVQFHKADRPCLNRHSSSSGALFNPSHAHTAVSRMTAPVLSTCSTPSSHRRPLVPMQQHHQSSGSVGMLRRSRTLHHRPPPHENRRRASHPASPSYCSATLHHCGGLTPHSLLQPGLPEERELLNDVMSNPAALNVPSQQHPNNLGLMRNAISQERFFDSSPSGQLGQHDWWHSQQMNLVPEHLVQEREIERELEQQRQMQTEKEMEREAQMQVEMERERQQELDRKIVRDKQHLQSLMDLPQQGDVNDTWPKPASRQSQVCGTGKGPYSTLEGHIGTGANAGLDVKKGQMNPNPISSMQPKPNPNSKPNPSFRVSRSQLLRDRASQLADERSGGMSTDEETNTDLLMGRYWSRTERREHFLLAREQRQQQARGGSIREANRAGGVTTRASGCDKENRDTRVGSSFQDSRCNTVLELSQRKLSRLRNRKMLDDWTTVEELLTHGTRLDSHENLLCPSSLLTVTTV, from the exons ATGGGCTGCTGGCTCTCTGGACCATGGATGGGTGACCAAATG ATCAACGGACGGAGTCTAAAACACCTCAGTCAGCGAGATGCGCTTCGGATACTGGCAGCCAGTCAGCTTCCTGTCACCATGCAGGTTAAGACCCAGAGAGGCTGTGGGTCAGAAGCGGAAAGGGGTGGCTGGGAGCCCCTCCCGCTCGACCTCAGACACCTGAACCTGCCTTTGCCAATGATGGGGCCAGGACTCAACCTACCCAGTCCCTCCTACCAGGACAG ACACTACTATGCCCATCTAGCTCTGCCAAAAGACCACTGTGATGGAGGACATTATGGCTACTTGTCCGGTTCTCAAAGAGACACTGTGGACCAGCAG GATCCAGAAATGACCAATCGTCGGCCCAAGGGGCAGagctgtctgatgggatgtTGCAATGTCAATGGAGATGAACCTCAAGGTTTCCATAGTCAG ACGGACGATGATGACTTCATGTTGGAGAAGCCTTTAGGGTATCTCCCGATCCACCATGAGTTGGACAGTGGTCTTGGATGGACTGATGGCTCCCTTCATCAAGGGGACCTTTCAGGGTTAGAGACAGAGGAAGGAGGCCTGGAGGAGTGTCATTCACACGGGGCACTTGCCCCAGGAGGTTGCGGCGGGTTTGGAGGCGGCTCCCCTTCTTCAGAGTCCTTCATTTCCTCCGAACTGAGCGACTCTGGCTTCTACAGCGTCAGTACTGGAGAGTTTCGTCATTTCCAGAGGCTACTTGAGAAACGGATGCGACTGTACAATGCCAGGCTACAGCATCAGGGTGAACCCTGTGAGAGGCGTGAGCGGCGTGACAGCTGCCCAAAGAGCCACCGTGAGTTATTGGAGGCCATTCCAGAGACACTGACAATGCAACCGCAGTGTCCACGACTGCAGCTGGGGATGGATGAAGGAGTCAGTCCAGTGATTGACTGCCCACCTCGTGGCCTGTTCAG GGTATCGTCAGTCCAGTTCCATAAAGCAGACCGTCCATGTCTAAACCGCCACAGCTCCAGCAGTGGTGCCCTCTTTAATCCTTCCCACGCCCATACTGCGGTCTCACGAATGACTGCTCCAGTcctctccacctgcagcaccCCTTCCAGCCACAGACGTCCTTTAGTACCTATGCAGCAGCATCACCAGAGCTCTGGCTCTGTGGGTATGCTCAGGAGAAGTCGCACACTGCATCACCGCCCTCCACCGCATGAGAATCGCCGCCGAGCCAGCCACCCGGCTTCACCTTCCTATTGCTCTGCAACCCTCCACCATTGTGGAGGACTCACGCCGCACTCGCTTCTTCAACCAGGCCTGCCGGAGGAAAGGGAACTTCTCAATGACGTAATGTCAAATCCAGCTGCTCTAAACGTCCCGTCCCAACAACATCCCAATAATCTGGGACTTATGAGGAATGCTATATCTCAAGAACGATTTTTTGACAGCAGTCCAAGCGGGCAACTTGGTCAGCATGACTGGTGGCACTCTCAGCAAATGAATCTGGTCCCTGAACATCTGGTCCAAGAAAGAGAAATCGAGAGGGAACTGGAACAACAGAGGCAAATGCAAACGGAgaaggagatggagagagaagcccAGATGCAGGTGGAAATGGAGAGAGAACGACAGCAAGAATTGGACAGGAAGATAGTCAGAGACAAGCAGCACCTCCAGAGTTTAATGGATCTTCCTCAGCAGGGGGATGTCAATGACACTTGGCCCAAACCAGCCAGCCGACAATCGCAGGTCTGTGGAACAGGCAAAGGTCCATACAGCACCTTGGAAGGGCACATTGGCACCGGTGCTAATGCTGGGTTGGATGTAAAGAAAGGACAGATGAATCCAAATCCAATCTCTAGTATGCAGCCAAAACCGAATCCCAACTCCAAACCCAATCCATCCTTCAGGGTGTCCAGGAGCCAACTTCTGAGAGATCGCGCATCACAACTGGCCGACGAGCGCAGTGGTGGGATGAGCACGGATGAGGAAACCAACACTGATTTGCTGATGGGGAGATACTGGAGCCGAACCGAGAGGAGGGAACACTTTCTTTTGGCGCGAGAGCAACGGCAGCAGCAGGCCAGAGGTGGGTCAATCAGAGAGGCCAACAGGGCAGGAGGGGTCACGACAAGGGCCTCTGGCTGCGATAAAGAAAATCGGGACACTCGAGTCGGCAGCTCTTTTCAAGACAGCCGCTGCAATACGGTCCTGGAGCTAAGTCAGAGAAAACTGAGTCGTCTGAGGAATCGGAAGATGTTGGATGACTGGACgacagtggaggagctgctcaCTCACGGGACCAGACTGGACAGCCACGAGAACCTGCTGTGCCCCAGCTCCCTGCTCACTGTCACCACAGTATAA
- the atrip gene encoding ATR-interacting protein isoform X2, with translation MNYPPTKRLRGLNHEVPKLDAFDDSFGDDGDFTQDDLDEIDIIASQAFTSSSVNGVGSKPGMNGGDPGLGFVHHGGPSKSVGRDNMGVFSGNKRNTELAGQAPGNRQHQSSTGKEDSYSLVEADHAGLKRKLKEVEDEIILKSGEIRVLRDSLKAAQQEKETQRQNHEVLEKQRQKEQNDKEKELNRKVQSLKSELQFKDAEINEMRTKLHSTDKMKTASLLRNSPKVTTTHHGSGSSSSSPSSHSFITKETFGAEVPSRTAPGKSIGKRLRDDKIVSSSKSCEKVDISRSDPFLSIRPANRQPRGSVLLGLMLQQPLLPSSLCLSHLLSTNMADISLSLGHLVSPCLHPVALHPRAMGAGASRSALSPVQSLAVTGLMMLSHSRVPTGASSRNQRLCPGAVHFLPLLDLHLTRLCRTMDSPTAVGSRSTTAGCSSAAGLDGSYDCGAVCFSVEEAGLAALRLLYLLLAHSDEVVECVLTKRNSVPDRHKTETTAGDLNLNSQNALLQSVLQLCDVGGSSSRQEDLVSSALRILSVLLKRTPPRLNDRLVCVLPVVYACVSVDAKPRTVSEFVSVLTAMSDHPPLALQLCSRHDPCVFLKLFQFVRKRRPDQTLQAELIQLDLQMIQLLSSLTRTSESWIRDSSCQCHAELVQTVVIVFHRQWLDLRGSTEYSGGHSDAGPLWWKASAVSLLRECLLLLHWLLLHHSSFSDSCRSLLHMYDQVIPAVRDTLRKIPDLSESEELALEEVCRSEADDADDAEEEMDTGSA, from the exons ATGAACTACCCACCAACCAAGCGGCTGAGAGGGCTTAACCATGAGGTTCCAAAGTTAGATGCCTTTGATGACTCATTTGGAGATGATGGGGACTTCACTCAGGATGACTTGGATGAGATTGATATTATCGCTTCCCAAGCCTTTACTTCGTCATCTGTCAATGGTGTTGGGTCTAAGCCAGGAATGAATGGAGGAGACCCCGGTTTAGGCTTTGTTCACCATGGTGGACCCAGTAAATCGGTGGGCAGAGATAATATGGGTGTGTTCTCTGGCAATAAGAGAAACACTGAGTTGGCCGGCCAAGCACCGG GTAACAGGCAGCATCAGAGCAGCACAGGCAAAGAAGACTCTTACAGCCTGGTGGAGGCTGATCACGCGGGTCTGAAGAGAAAG CTGAAAGAGGTGGAGGATGAGATCATATTGAAGAGCGGGGAGATCCGCGTACTGAGGGATTCTCTTaaggcagctcagcaggagaAAGAAACACAGAGACAGAACCATGAGGTTTTggaaaaacagagacaaaaggAGCAGAACGACAAGGAAAAGGAGCTGAACCGGAAG GTTCAATCTCTGAAGTCTGAGCTGCAATTCAAAGATGCAGAGATCAATGAGATGAGGACAAAACTTCACAGTACGGACAAAATGAAAACTGCTTCACTTCTCAGGAACAG CCCAAAAGTGACCACCACGCACCACGGGAGTGGAAGCAGCTCGTCTTCACCGTCGAGCCACAGTTTCATCACCAAAGAGACGTTTGGAGCTGAGGTGCCCTCTAGAACAGCTCCGGGTAAATCTATTGGCAAGAGACTGAGAGATG ATAAAATTGTTTCCAGCAGCAAGTCCTGTGAGAAAGTAGACATTTCCCGCTCAGACCCGTTTTTGTCCATCAGACCAGCCAATCGGCAGCCCAGAG GTAGTGTTTTGCTGGGATTGATGCTGCAGCAGCCTCTATTGCCAAGCAGTCTTTGCCTCTCTCATCTGCTGTCAACCAACATGGCCGACATCAGCTTGTCTCTTGG ACATTTGGTCAGCCCTTGTCTTCACCCTGTTGCCTTACATCCCCGTGCCATGGGTGCTGGAGCTTCCAGGTCAGCTCTGAGTCCGGTCCAAAGTCTGGCTGTAACAGGACTGATGATGCTGAGTCACAGTCGAGTGCCCACAGGAGCCAGCAGCAGAAACCAGAG GTTGTGTCCCGGAGCTGTGCACTTCCTTCCTTTGTTGGACCTCCACCTGACGCGGTTGTGTCGAACTATGGACTCCCCCACTGCAGTCGGCTCACGCTCCACCACTGCTGGCTgtagttctgctgctggactggATGGGTCGTACGATTGTGGTGCAGTGTGTTTTAGTGTGGAAGAGGCTGGTCTGGCCGCTCTGAGGCTCCTCTACCTGCTTCTGGCTCATAGTGATGAG gtTGTAGAATGTGTGTTGACAAAGCGGAACTCCGTGCCAGACAGACACAAG ACGGAGACCACCGCTGGAGACCTGAATCTAAACTCCCAGAATGCTCTGCTCCAGTCTGTTCTGCAGCTGTGTGACGTTggtggcagcagctccaggcaGGAGGACCTTGTCTCGTCTGCCTTGAGGATTCTGTCTGTTCTGCTCAAGCGAACTCCACCAAGACTGAATGACCG gctggtgtgtgtgttaccGGTGGTGTATGCATGTGTGTCAGTAGACGCAAAGCCACGCACAGTTTCCGAGTTTGTGTCTGTTCTCACGGCCATGTCTGACCACCCGCCTCTGGCTCTGCAGCTCTGCTCTCGACATG ATCCGTGTGTGTTCTTGAAATTGTTCCAGTTTGTCAGGAAGAGACGGCCAGATCAGACTCTGCAGGCAGAGCTAATTCAACTGGACCTGCAG ATGATTCAGTTGTTGAGCAGTCTCACTCGGACATCAGAGAGCTGGATCAGAGACAGCAGCTGCCAGTGCCACGCCGAG CTGGTTCAGACGGTCGTGATCGTTTTCCACCGTCAGTGGCTTGACCTTCGAGGTTCAACAGAGTACTCAG GTGGTCACTCTGACGCTGGTCCACTCTGGTGGAAAGCTTCAGCGGTGTCTCTGCTGAGAgaatgtctgctgctgctgcactggcTGCTCCTGCACCACAGTAGCTTCTCTGACAGCTGTAGATCACTCCTCCACATGTATGATCAGGTCATCCCCGCAGTCAGGGACACCCTGAGGAAGATCCCAGACCTGAGCGAGAGTGAAG AACTTGCGTTGGAAGAAGTCTGCCGCTCAGAGGCAGATGATGCAGACGACGCTGAGGAAGAAATGGACACTGGATCTGCTTAA
- the atrip gene encoding ATR-interacting protein isoform X1 — protein sequence MNYPPTKRLRGLNHEVPKLDAFDDSFGDDGDFTQDDLDEIDIIASQAFTSSSVNGVGSKPGMNGGDPGLGFVHHGGPSKSVGRDNMGVFSGNKRNTELAGQAPGNRQHQSSTGKEDSYSLVEADHAGLKRKLKEVEDEIILKSGEIRVLRDSLKAAQQEKETQRQNHEVLEKQRQKEQNDKEKELNRKVQSLKSELQFKDAEINEMRTKLHSTDKMKTASLLRNSPKVTTTHHGSGSSSSSPSSHSFITKETFGAEVPSRTAPGKSIGKRLRDDKIVSSSKSCEKVDISRSDPFLSIRPANRQPRGSVLLGLMLQQPLLPSSLCLSHLLSTNMADISLSLGRHLVSPCLHPVALHPRAMGAGASRSALSPVQSLAVTGLMMLSHSRVPTGASSRNQRLCPGAVHFLPLLDLHLTRLCRTMDSPTAVGSRSTTAGCSSAAGLDGSYDCGAVCFSVEEAGLAALRLLYLLLAHSDEVVECVLTKRNSVPDRHKTETTAGDLNLNSQNALLQSVLQLCDVGGSSSRQEDLVSSALRILSVLLKRTPPRLNDRLVCVLPVVYACVSVDAKPRTVSEFVSVLTAMSDHPPLALQLCSRHDPCVFLKLFQFVRKRRPDQTLQAELIQLDLQMIQLLSSLTRTSESWIRDSSCQCHAELVQTVVIVFHRQWLDLRGSTEYSGGHSDAGPLWWKASAVSLLRECLLLLHWLLLHHSSFSDSCRSLLHMYDQVIPAVRDTLRKIPDLSESEELALEEVCRSEADDADDAEEEMDTGSA from the exons ATGAACTACCCACCAACCAAGCGGCTGAGAGGGCTTAACCATGAGGTTCCAAAGTTAGATGCCTTTGATGACTCATTTGGAGATGATGGGGACTTCACTCAGGATGACTTGGATGAGATTGATATTATCGCTTCCCAAGCCTTTACTTCGTCATCTGTCAATGGTGTTGGGTCTAAGCCAGGAATGAATGGAGGAGACCCCGGTTTAGGCTTTGTTCACCATGGTGGACCCAGTAAATCGGTGGGCAGAGATAATATGGGTGTGTTCTCTGGCAATAAGAGAAACACTGAGTTGGCCGGCCAAGCACCGG GTAACAGGCAGCATCAGAGCAGCACAGGCAAAGAAGACTCTTACAGCCTGGTGGAGGCTGATCACGCGGGTCTGAAGAGAAAG CTGAAAGAGGTGGAGGATGAGATCATATTGAAGAGCGGGGAGATCCGCGTACTGAGGGATTCTCTTaaggcagctcagcaggagaAAGAAACACAGAGACAGAACCATGAGGTTTTggaaaaacagagacaaaaggAGCAGAACGACAAGGAAAAGGAGCTGAACCGGAAG GTTCAATCTCTGAAGTCTGAGCTGCAATTCAAAGATGCAGAGATCAATGAGATGAGGACAAAACTTCACAGTACGGACAAAATGAAAACTGCTTCACTTCTCAGGAACAG CCCAAAAGTGACCACCACGCACCACGGGAGTGGAAGCAGCTCGTCTTCACCGTCGAGCCACAGTTTCATCACCAAAGAGACGTTTGGAGCTGAGGTGCCCTCTAGAACAGCTCCGGGTAAATCTATTGGCAAGAGACTGAGAGATG ATAAAATTGTTTCCAGCAGCAAGTCCTGTGAGAAAGTAGACATTTCCCGCTCAGACCCGTTTTTGTCCATCAGACCAGCCAATCGGCAGCCCAGAG GTAGTGTTTTGCTGGGATTGATGCTGCAGCAGCCTCTATTGCCAAGCAGTCTTTGCCTCTCTCATCTGCTGTCAACCAACATGGCCGACATCAGCTTGTCTCTTGG CAGACATTTGGTCAGCCCTTGTCTTCACCCTGTTGCCTTACATCCCCGTGCCATGGGTGCTGGAGCTTCCAGGTCAGCTCTGAGTCCGGTCCAAAGTCTGGCTGTAACAGGACTGATGATGCTGAGTCACAGTCGAGTGCCCACAGGAGCCAGCAGCAGAAACCAGAG GTTGTGTCCCGGAGCTGTGCACTTCCTTCCTTTGTTGGACCTCCACCTGACGCGGTTGTGTCGAACTATGGACTCCCCCACTGCAGTCGGCTCACGCTCCACCACTGCTGGCTgtagttctgctgctggactggATGGGTCGTACGATTGTGGTGCAGTGTGTTTTAGTGTGGAAGAGGCTGGTCTGGCCGCTCTGAGGCTCCTCTACCTGCTTCTGGCTCATAGTGATGAG gtTGTAGAATGTGTGTTGACAAAGCGGAACTCCGTGCCAGACAGACACAAG ACGGAGACCACCGCTGGAGACCTGAATCTAAACTCCCAGAATGCTCTGCTCCAGTCTGTTCTGCAGCTGTGTGACGTTggtggcagcagctccaggcaGGAGGACCTTGTCTCGTCTGCCTTGAGGATTCTGTCTGTTCTGCTCAAGCGAACTCCACCAAGACTGAATGACCG gctggtgtgtgtgttaccGGTGGTGTATGCATGTGTGTCAGTAGACGCAAAGCCACGCACAGTTTCCGAGTTTGTGTCTGTTCTCACGGCCATGTCTGACCACCCGCCTCTGGCTCTGCAGCTCTGCTCTCGACATG ATCCGTGTGTGTTCTTGAAATTGTTCCAGTTTGTCAGGAAGAGACGGCCAGATCAGACTCTGCAGGCAGAGCTAATTCAACTGGACCTGCAG ATGATTCAGTTGTTGAGCAGTCTCACTCGGACATCAGAGAGCTGGATCAGAGACAGCAGCTGCCAGTGCCACGCCGAG CTGGTTCAGACGGTCGTGATCGTTTTCCACCGTCAGTGGCTTGACCTTCGAGGTTCAACAGAGTACTCAG GTGGTCACTCTGACGCTGGTCCACTCTGGTGGAAAGCTTCAGCGGTGTCTCTGCTGAGAgaatgtctgctgctgctgcactggcTGCTCCTGCACCACAGTAGCTTCTCTGACAGCTGTAGATCACTCCTCCACATGTATGATCAGGTCATCCCCGCAGTCAGGGACACCCTGAGGAAGATCCCAGACCTGAGCGAGAGTGAAG AACTTGCGTTGGAAGAAGTCTGCCGCTCAGAGGCAGATGATGCAGACGACGCTGAGGAAGAAATGGACACTGGATCTGCTTAA
- the LOC128761029 gene encoding tribbles homolog 3-like — MRVGVAAAKSQRCLKRLLDEKQEALPRHKRICLAPPRSTNSLAPCLPRSTSPKSDGNQSLGKVGPYVLLERCEGEDTYRAVHALTQQPFTCQVLPLLGYQEKLAAYARVGRHDNICELLDTVTGQDSVYIFLPDHYGDMHAYVRSRKRLGEEETASLFTQMLNAVEHCHHHGVVLRHLKLRRFVFMDRYRTRIALFGLNDCVTLSGDYKNDSLTDRHGCPAYVGPELLTKGNTTYSGRAADIWSLGVSLYTMLIGRYPFQDTQPAALFAKIRSGTFSLPAWISAQAKCLISCMLRKTPAERLEVSELLIHPWLTNRTTTLANKEEEDDQVVP, encoded by the exons ATGAGAGTGGGAGTGGCCGCGGCCAAATCGCAAAGATGTCTGAAGAGGCTGCTGGACGAAAAGCAGGAGGCCTTACCCAGGCACAAAAGGATCTGTTTAGCTCCGCCTCGGTCCACAAACAGCCTGGCACCCTGCCTTCCAAGAAGCACCTCCCCGAAGTCTGACGGGAACCAGTCCCTGGGGAAAGTCGGACCTTACGTTCTGTTGGAGCGTTGTGAAGGGGAGGACACTTACCGGGCTGTGCACGCGCTGACTCAGCAACCCTTTACCTGTCAG GTGCTCCCTCTGCTCGGTTACCAGGAGAAGTTGGCCGCCTATGCGCGCGTGGGCCGGCATGACAACATCTGCGAGCTGCTCGACACAGTGACTGGCCAAGACTCAGTTTACATCTTCCTGCCGGATCACTACGGCGACATGCACGCATACGTGCGCAGCCGGAAGCGTTTGGGCGAAGAGGAGACGGCGTCGCTGTTTACTCAGATGCTGAATGCCGTTGAGCACTGTCATCATCACGGCGTTGTGCTGAGGCACCTGAAACTTCGCAGGTTCGTCTTCATGGACAGATACAG GACTCGGATTGCGCTGTTTGGCCTCAACGACTGCGTCACGCTGTCGGGAGACTACAAGAACGACTCCCTCACGGACCGGCACGGCTGCCCCGCCTACGTCGGGCCCGAGCTGCTCACCAAAGGAAACACAACTTACTCTGGACGAGCCGCCGACATATGGAGCCTGGGCGTGTCTCTGTACACCATGCTCATCGGACGCTACCCGTTTCAAGACACGCAGCCAGCCGCTCTGTTCGCCAAAATCCGCAGCGGGACGTTCAGCTTGCCCGCGTGGATTTCTGCGCAGGCCAAGTGTCTGATCAGCTGCATGCTCAGGAAGACTCCGGCTGAAAGACTGGAGGTGTCGGAGCTGCTGATTCACCCGTGGCTGACCAATCGCACCACTACACTAGCtaacaaagaagaagaggacgatCAGGTGGTGCCCTAG